A genome region from Populus alba chromosome 3, ASM523922v2, whole genome shotgun sequence includes the following:
- the LOC118037925 gene encoding putative disease resistance RPP13-like protein 1, with product MISKMLSMKPMTSSMRLLMKLCDWRWKLALEPALIWGEDDQETIVKLLLSPDANGKTVGAIPIVGMGGVGKTTLSQFVLNDSRVQKGFDLKAWVCVSVDFDVHKLTKDILMEVGSQNCDAKTLNGLHQELEEKLKGKKVLLVLDDVWSSDQSRWDFLLKPFKSVAEGSKLIVTTRNENIVPAMHRAIPRNQNKESSPSPISIHRLMGLTEDICWILFKEHAFNGEDLREHPDLEGISRQIASKCKGLPLAAKTLGRLLCFERNAEKWEEILKSHIWESPNDEIIPALQLSYYHLPPHLKRCFAFCSIYPKDYRFLKEDLVRLWLAEGLVQPNGCKEIVRLGEEYFDDLLSRSLFQRSRCNESVFVMHDLINDLAKVVSGEFSFTLVGNYSSKISGRVRHLSYATTDYDALDKFEGIDKAQVLRTFLPLSHRRSSRVDSKVQHGLLPTFMRLRVLSLAPYQNVVQLHDSIGRLKHLRYLDLTATPLKKLPEFVCSLYNLQTLLLDSCMCLVELPNSIGNLKNLLFLRLHWTAIQSLPESIVNLSNLHTLVLSECKNLTELPTNMGKLRKLERLTDFFVGKQSGSGIEELGKLQNLQGELRIWNLQNVLPSQDGETAKLLDKQRVKELELRWAGDTEDTQHERRVLEKLKPHKDVKRLSIIGFGGTRFPDWMGSSSLPKIVFLKLKGCKYCTSLPPLGQLVSLKELRIEAFDLIDVVCPELFGNGESKIRILSFEDMKEWREWNSDGVTFPLLKLLLIRRCPELRGALPVHLPALEELCIDRCPLLMTSLPRAPTIRQMELFDTSHSVQLTRYESGMLSLMVQKFHSQNSPLQGIEHIGVSTTLEKIEVHCCDSLKLFQPKSFPNLEILRIWDSPHLESLVDLNTSSLSASSLHIQSLSFPNLSELCVGHCSKLKWLPQGMHYLLPSLKSLSIEDCPELESFPEGGLPSKLQSLNVQNCKKLIDSRKHWGLQSLLSLSKFRIGYNEDVESFPEEMLLPSTLTSLTLSCLENLKYLDSKGVQHLTSLAKLTICSCPKLESLPEEGFAASKLQSLAIWGCHSLIARRMQWDLWKLPSLSRFRIGYCDDVESFPEETLLPSTLTSLEIWSLEKLKSLNYKGLQHLTSLARLKIRFCRNLHSMPEEKLPSSLTYLDICGCPVLEKRCEKEKGEDWPKISHIPCINN from the exons ATGATCTCAAAGATGCTGTCTATGAAGCCGATGACTTCTTCGATGAGATTGCTTATGAAGCTATGCGATTGGAGGTGGAAGCTGGCTCTCGAACCAGCACTGATCTGGGG GGAAGATGATCAAGAAACCATAGTGAAATTGCTGCTGTCACCGGATGCAAATGGCAAAACTGTAGGTGCTATTCCCATAGTCGGTATGGGAGGGGTTGGTAAAACTACTCTGTCTCAGTTTGTCTTGAATGACAGTAGAGTACAAAAGGGGTTTGATCTCAAGGCCTGGGTTTGTGTTTCCGTAGATTTTGATGTGCACAAGCTAACAAAAGATATCCTTATGGAGGTTGGTTCACAAAATTGTGATGCCAAGACTTTGAATGGCCTTCATCAGGAGCTGGAGGAGAAATTGAAGGGGAAAAAGGTTTTGCTTGTTTTGGATGATGTTTGGAGCAGTGACCAAAGTCGATGGGACTTCTTATTAAAACCTTTCAAATCTGTGGCAGAAGGAAGTAAGCTCATTGTTACAACACGCAATGAGAACATAGTGCCAGCCATGCACCGTGCCATACCCCGCAACCAAAACAAAGAATCAAGCCCAAGCCCTATTTCAATTCATCGTTTGATGGGATTAACTGAAGACATTTGCTGGATTTTGTTTAAAGAGCATGCATTTAATGGTGAAGATCTCAGAGAACACCCTGATTTAGAAGGAATCAGTAGACAAATAGCAAGCAAGTGCAAAGGTCTACCTTTAGCTGCAAAAACGCTTGGACGTCTCCTATGTTTTGAAAGAAATGCTGAGAAGTGGGAGGAGATCTTGAAGAGCCACATATGGGAATCGCCAAACGATGAGATTATTCCAGCTCTTCAATTGAGCTATTACCATCTTCCACCCCATCTAAAAAGATGCTTTGCTTTTTGTTCAATATATCCTAAGGATTACAGGTTTCTAAAGGAGGATTTAGTTCGTTTATGGTTGGCAGAGGGCTTAGTTCAACCCAATGGATGTAAAGAGATTGTAAGACTCGGGGAAGAGTACTTCGATGATCTTCTATCAAGATCACTTTTTCAACGATCAAGATGCAATGAATCAGTTTTTGTTATGCATGACCTCATAAATGACTTAGCAAAGGTTGTGTCTGGAGAATTCTCCTTCACATTGGTGGGTAACTATTCGAGCAAGATTAGTGGAAGAGTCCGTCATTTGTCATACGCGACAACTGACTATGATGCCTTGGATAAATTTGAGGGCATTGATAAAGCCCAAGTCTTGCGCACATTCTTACCATTGTCACATCGGCGATCTTCAAGAGTCGATAGCAAGGTACAACATGGTCTATTACCGACCTTCATGCGCTTACGAGTTTTATCTTTGGCTCCATATCAGAATGTAGTTCAGTTGCATGATTCAATTGGCCGCTTAAAACATTTGCGATACTTGGACCTCACTGCAACACCATTGAAAAAGCTACCTGAATTTGTATGTAGTTTGTATAATTTACAGACATTGTTGCTGGACAGCTGCATGTGCCTTGTTGAATTGCCTAATTCAATTGGCAATTTGAAGAATTTACTTTTTCTTAGACTTCATTGGACAGCAATCCAAAGCTTGCCTGAATCCATAGTCAATTTGTCAAATCTGCATACTCTGGTCTTGAGTGAGTGCAAAAACCTCACTGAGCTGCCAACCAACATGGGAAAACTCAGAAAGCTTGAGAGGTTGACTGATTTCTTTGTGGGAAAACAGAGCGGTTCTGGCATTGAAGAATTGGGGAAACTTCAAAATCTTCAGGGAGAACTTCGTATTTGGAATCTCCAAAATGTTTTGCCTTCTCAAGATGGTGAAACCGCCAAGTTGTTGGATAAGCAGCGTGTCAAGGAATTGGAGTTGAGATGGGCTGGTGATACCGAAGACACACAACACGAAAGACGGGTACTTGAGAAATTGAAGCCTCACAAAGATGTGAAACGTCTTTCCATTATTGGTTTCGGGGGTACACGCTTCCCGGATTGGATGGGAAGTTCTTCCCTCCCAAAGATCGTATTCTTAAAGCTCAAAGGATGTAAATACTGCACCTCCTTGCCTCCACTTGGGCAATTAGTGTCTTTGAAGGAGCTAAGGATTGAGGCATTTGATCTGATTGATGTTGTTTGTCCTGAGTTGTTCGGAAATGGCGAGTCCAAGATTagaattttgagttttgaagaTATGAAAGAATGGCGTGAATGGAATTCAGATGGTGTCACTTTCCCCCTCCTTAAATTACTTCTGATAAGACGTTGTCCCGAGCTAAGAGGTGCCTTGCCTGTTCACCTTCCTGCTCTAGAGGAACTTTGCATTGACAGATGTCCGCTGCTCATGACTTCACTTCCGAGGGCTCCAACCATTCGTCAAATGGAATTGTTCGACACGTCTCATTCTGTGCAGCTAACAAGATATGAATCAGGGATGCTGAGTCTCATGGTTCAGAAATTTCACTCTCAAAATTCACCATTACAAGGAATTGAGCACATAGGAGTTTCTACTACTTTGGAAAAAATTGAAGTCCATTGCTGTGATTCACTCAAGCTCTTTCAGCCTAAGTCGTTCCCAAATTTGGAGATTCTTCGCATCTGGGATTCTCCACATTTGGAGTCTCTTGTGGATTTGAATACCAGTTCCTTGTCAGCTTCTTCTCTTCATATACAAAGCCTGTCTTTCCCAAATCTGAGTGAGCTTTGTGTAGGCCACTGCTCAAAGTTGAAGTGGTTGCCTCAAGGTATGCACTACCTCCTCCCTTCCCTTAAGTCATTGTCTATAGAAGATTGCCCAGAACTTGAGTCATTTCCTGAAGGGGGTTTGCCTTCCAAATTACAATCACTTAACGTCCAAAATTGCAAAAAACTCATCGACAGCCGGAAGCATTGGGGTTTGCAATCGctcctttctctttcaaaattTAGAATTGGTTATAATGAAGATGTGGAATCCTTTCCTGAGGAAATGCTGCTGCCCTCGACTCTTACATCTCTTACATTATCTTGTCTTGAAAATCTGAAATATCTGGATTCTAAGGGGGTTCAGCACCTTACCTCTCTTGCAAAATTGACTATCTGTTCCTGCCCCAAGCTCGAGTCCTTGCCGGAAGAGGGTTTCGCTGCCTCCAAGTTACAGTCACTTGCAATATGGGGTTGCCACAGCCTCATTGCACGCCGCATGCAATGGGATTTATGGAAGCTCCCCTCTCTTTCCCGCTTCAGAATTGGCTATTGTGATGATGTGGAATCCTTTCCAGAGGAGACACTGCTGCCATCAACCCTTACATCACTTGAAATTTGGAGTCTTGAGAAACTGAAATCTCTGAACTACAAGGGGCTTCAACACCTCACCTCTCTTGCAAGACTGAAGATCAGGTTTTGTCGTAATCTCCATTCCATGCCAGAAGAGAAGCTGCCCTCCTCCCTTACTTACCTTGACATCTGCGGCTGTCCTGTTCTGGAAAAGAGGTGTGAAAAGGAGAAGGGGGAAGATTGGCCCAAGATTTCTCACATCCCCTGCATAAATAACTGA
- the LOC118037926 gene encoding heat shock 70 kDa protein 15, protein MSVVGFDFGNENCLVAVARQRGIDVVLNDESKRETPAIVCFGDKQRFIGTAGAASTMMNPKNSISQIKRLIGRPFSDPELQRDLKSFPYTVTEGPDGFPLIHAQYLGEMRTFTPTQVLGMVFSDLKIIAQKNLNAAVVDCCIGIPVYFTDLQRRAVLDAATIAELHPLRLMHETTATALAYGIYKTDLPENDQLNVAFVDVGHASLQVCIAGFKKGQLKILAHSYDRSLGGRDFDEALFHHFATKFKAEYHIDVLQNARACLRLRAACEKLKKVLSANPVAPLNIECLMDEKDVRGFIKREEFEQISTPILERVKRPLEKALQDAGLAVENVHMVEVVGSASRIPAVMKILTEFFGKEPRRTMNASECVSRGCALQCAILSPTFKVRDFQVHECFPFSIAVSWKGAALDSQNGAADHQQGTIVFPKGNPIPSVKALTFYRSGTFSIDVQYADVSELQAPAKISTYTIGPFQCTKSERAKVKVKVRLSLHGIVSVEAATLLEEEEVEVPVVKEPAKEPTKMDTDESLSDATTTGPNEADDNMQDEKAAADASGAENGVPESDKPTQMETDTKVEAPKKKVKKTNIPVSEVVYGGIPAAEVQKLLEKEYEMALQDRVMEETKDKKNAVEAYVYDMRNKLSDKYHDFVPDLEREGFTAKLQETEDWLYEDGEDETKGVYIAKLEELKKQGDPIEERYKEYTDRGPVIDQLVYCINSYREAAVSGDLKFDHIDMAEKQKVLNECVEAEAWLREKKQHQDSLPKHATPVLLSADVRKKAEALDRFCRPIMTKPKPKPAKPTTPETPATPPSQGSEQQQQGGDANADPNANVGDHETAGAACGEVPPDSGEPMETDKSETASGAA, encoded by the exons ATGAGTGTGgtgggttttgattttggtaATGAGAACTGCCTTGTTGCTGTTGCGAGGCAAAGAGGGATTGATGTTGTGCTTAATGATGAATCCAAGCGTGAGACTCCTGCTATTGTATGTTTCGGTGACAAACAGCGGTTCATTGGGACTGCAGGGGCTGCCTCCACTATGATGAACCCCAAAAACTCAATTTCCCAGATTAAGCGGTTAATTGGGCGCCCATTTTCTGATCCTGAATTGCAAAGGGATCTGAAGTCATTTCCTTATACAGTTACTGAAGGTCCCGATGGATTTCCTTTAATTCACGCACAGTACTTGGGTGAGATGAGGACATTCACACCTACCCAAGTCTTGGGAATGGTGTTTTCTGATTTGAAAATCATTGCTCAGAAAAATCTGAATGCAGCAGTGGTGGATTGCTGCATTGGTATTCCAGTATATTTCACTGACCTTCAAAGGAGGGCCGTCTTGGATGCAGCCACAATTGCTGAATTGCATCCTCTCCGTTTGATGCATGAGACCACAGCTACAGCACTGGCTTATGGTATTTATAAGACTGACTTGCCTGAGAACGACCAATTGAATGTTGCTTTTGTTGATGTTGGACATGCCAGCCTACAAGTATGCATTGCTGGATTCAAGAAAGGTCAACTTAAGATTTTAGCTCATTCTTATGATCGGTCCTTGGGTGGCAGAGATTTTGATGAGGCTCTGTTCCACCACTTCGCCACCAAGTTTAAGGCAGAGTATCACATCGATGTTCTCCAGAATGCGAGAGCATGCCTTAGGCTTAGGGCTGCTTGTGAGAAGCTGAAGAAGGTCCTTAGTGCCAACCCCGTGGCACCTCTTAATATTGAATGCTTAATGGATGAGAAGGATGTCAGAGGCTTCATTAAGAGGGAAGAGTTTGAACAAATTAGTACTCCGATATTGGAGCGTGTGAAGAGGCCTTTGGAGAAGGCACTTCAAGATGCTGGACTTGCAGTTGAGAATGTTCATATGGTTGAAGTGGTTGGCTCTGCTTCTCGCATACCTGCCGTAATGAAGATTTTGACTGAGTTCTTTGGAAAGGAACCTAGGCGTACAATGAATGCTAGTGAATGTGTTTCCAGGGGATGTGCACTGCAGTGTGCTATTCTCAGTCCCACTTTTAAAGTGCGAGATTTCCAG GTCCATGAATGCTTCCCATTTTCAATTGCTGTATCATGGAAAGGTGCAGCACTAGATTCTCAGAATGGAGCAGCAGATCATCAACAGGGCACAATTGTCTTCCCCAAGGGAAATCCCATCCCTAGTGTCAAGGCTTTGACATTCTATAGGTCAGGGACGTTCTCCATTGATGTACAATATGCTGATGTCAGTGAATTGCAGGCACCAGCTAAGATCAGTACATATACG ATTGGTCCTTTCCAATGTACAAAAAGTGAACGTGCAAAAGTGAAGGTGAAAGTCCGTTTGAGTCTACATGGGATAGTGTCTGTTGAAGCAGCAACA CTTTTGGAGGAAGAAGAGGTTGAAGTTCCTGTTGTGAAAGAGCCAGCAAAGGAACCTACCAAGATGGATACTGATGAATCTCTCAGTGATGCCACCACTACAGGCCCTAATGAAGCAGATGACAACATGCAAGATGAAAAAGCAGCTGCTGATGCATCTGGGGCTGAAAATGGGGTTCCTGAGTCCGACAAGCCAACACAAATGGAAACTGATACCAAG GTTGAGGCTCccaaaaagaaagttaagaaaacaaatatccCTGTGTCAGAGGTGGTTTATGGTGGAATACCAGCAGCAGAAGTGCAAAAGTTACTAGAAAAAGAATACGAAATGGCATTGCAAGACCGGGTTATGGAGGAaacaaaagataagaaaaatgcTGTTGAAGCTTATGTCTACGATATGAGGAACAAG TTAAGCGACAAATACCATGATTTTGTTCCTGATCTGGAGAGGGAGGGATTCACAGCTAAACTGCAGGAGACAGAGGATTGGTTGTATGAAGATGGTGAAGATGAAACCAAAGGTGTTTACATTGCCAAGCTTGAGGAGCTCAAGAAA CAAGGTGATCCTATTGAAGAGCGGTACAAGGAGTACACAGATAGGGGACCTGTGATTGATCAACTTGTTTATTGTATTAATAGTTACAGAGAGGCAGCAGTGTCTGGTGATCTTAAATTCGATCACATTGACATGGCAGAAAAGCAGAAG GTGTTGAATGAGTGTGTTGAAGCTGAAGCCTGGTTAAGAGAGAAAAAGCAACACCAGGACTCACTTCCCAAGCATGCTACTCCAGTTCTTCTGTCAGCTGATGTGAGAAAGAAGGCCGAGGCACTTGATAG GTTTTGCCGGCCTATAAtgacaaaaccaaaaccaaaaccagccAAACCAACCACTCCTGAGACACCAGCAACCCCACCATCTCAGGGTAGCGAACAACAACAGCAGGGAGGAGATGCAAATGCGGACCCCAATGCTAACGTTGGTGACCATGAGACTGCAGGAGCTGCCTGTGGTGAGGTGCCACCTGATTCTGGAGAACCAATGGAGACAGACAAGTCAGAGACTGCCTCTGGTGCTGCATAA